One Pasteurella dagmatis DNA segment encodes these proteins:
- the lolA gene encoding outer membrane lipoprotein chaperone LolA: MKKMLVKSTALFIATFSTFAWADAASELQMRLSKVDELSATYTQTVSSVEGKKVQDGSGTLKIKRPNLFRMDNQVPQETQIISDGNTLWFYDPFVAQVTASWVKDAVNNTPFVLLTSSDKSHWAQYDVEQKADTFVLKPKAKNSNLRQFDIRIDSEGVLRHFSTIEKDGQSNLYVLRNITNQPIANSLFKFNLPKGVELDDQRKK; this comes from the coding sequence ATGAAAAAAATGTTAGTAAAAAGCACCGCACTTTTTATTGCAACATTTAGCACATTCGCTTGGGCGGATGCTGCAAGTGAATTGCAAATGCGCTTAAGCAAAGTGGATGAGCTAAGTGCGACCTATACACAAACCGTAAGCAGTGTAGAGGGTAAAAAAGTGCAAGATGGTAGTGGTACATTGAAAATTAAACGTCCAAATTTATTCAGGATGGACAATCAAGTACCGCAAGAAACACAAATTATTTCAGATGGTAACACGTTGTGGTTCTACGATCCTTTCGTAGCGCAAGTGACTGCAAGCTGGGTAAAAGATGCTGTAAATAACACACCATTTGTGTTGTTGACTTCGAGTGATAAGAGCCATTGGGCACAATACGATGTGGAGCAAAAAGCGGATACTTTCGTGTTAAAACCAAAAGCGAAAAATAGCAATTTACGCCAGTTTGATATCCGTATCGACAGCGAAGGTGTGTTACGTCATTTCAGTACAATTGAAAAAGATGGTCAGTCGAATTTATATGTATTACGTAATATCACGAACCAGCCAATTGCGAACAGTTTATTTAAATTTAACCTACCAAAAGGCGTTGAGTTAGACGATCAACGTAAAAAATAG
- a CDS encoding replication-associated recombination protein A, with amino-acid sequence MSNLNFDFAEQDFRPLAARMRPTTLAQYYGQSHLIGEGKPLRKAIEVGHIHSMIFWGPPGTGKTTLAEIIAQRINAEVERISAVTSGVKEIREAIERAKQNRLSDRRTILFVDEVHRFNKSQQDAFLPHIEDGTIIFIGATTENPSFELNSALLSRARVYVLKSLTITEITQVLRQALQDEERGLGKERFFLEENLLEMLAEYVNGDARLALNCLELMSDMAEEHENGKILNRTLLKEVLGERQARFDKQGDRFYDLISALHKSVRGSAPDAALYWYARIITAGGDPLYVARRLLAIASEDVGNADPRAMQVALAAWDCFTRVGASEGERAIAQAIVYLAVAPKSNAVYNAFKQAKKHAQEAPDYDVPEHLRNAPSKLMKTLGYGAEYRYAHDEENAYAAGESYFPEPLKETQYYFPSSRGMEIKIKEKLDWLRNLDVQSQTKRYE; translated from the coding sequence ATGTCTAACTTAAATTTTGACTTTGCAGAACAAGATTTTCGCCCTTTAGCGGCGAGAATGCGCCCGACTACATTAGCCCAATATTATGGTCAGTCGCATTTAATTGGTGAGGGCAAACCGTTACGCAAAGCGATTGAAGTGGGACATATTCACTCAATGATCTTTTGGGGACCGCCGGGAACGGGGAAAACGACTCTTGCAGAAATTATCGCTCAACGGATCAATGCCGAAGTGGAGCGTATTTCTGCAGTAACAAGTGGTGTAAAAGAAATTCGAGAGGCGATCGAACGAGCAAAGCAAAATCGTTTGTCTGATCGCCGAACTATTCTTTTTGTTGATGAAGTGCATCGTTTTAATAAAAGTCAGCAAGATGCCTTTTTACCGCATATCGAAGATGGCACCATCATTTTTATAGGTGCCACTACAGAAAATCCTTCTTTTGAATTAAACAGCGCTTTGCTTTCACGTGCGAGAGTTTATGTGCTGAAATCATTAACAATCACTGAAATCACCCAAGTCTTACGACAAGCCTTGCAAGATGAAGAGCGAGGATTAGGCAAAGAGAGGTTTTTTTTAGAAGAAAATTTGCTCGAAATGTTAGCAGAATATGTGAATGGTGATGCACGTTTAGCCTTAAACTGTTTAGAGCTAATGAGCGATATGGCAGAAGAACATGAAAACGGTAAAATTTTGAACCGCACTTTATTAAAAGAAGTGTTAGGGGAAAGACAGGCCCGTTTTGATAAACAAGGTGATCGTTTTTATGATCTGATTTCTGCATTGCATAAATCGGTACGAGGTTCTGCGCCAGATGCGGCTTTGTATTGGTATGCAAGAATTATCACAGCGGGTGGCGATCCTCTTTATGTGGCAAGACGTTTGTTAGCTATTGCTTCTGAAGATGTGGGGAACGCAGATCCACGAGCAATGCAGGTCGCATTAGCTGCTTGGGATTGTTTTACTCGAGTGGGTGCATCTGAAGGTGAAAGAGCGATTGCACAAGCGATTGTTTATCTGGCGGTTGCTCCGAAAAGCAATGCTGTTTATAACGCATTTAAACAGGCGAAAAAACACGCTCAAGAAGCCCCAGATTATGATGTGCCAGAACATTTACGCAATGCACCAAGCAAATTAATGAAAACATTGGGCTATGGTGCTGAATATCGTTATGCTCACGATGAAGAAAATGCTTATGCGGCAGGGGAGAGTTATTTCCCTGAGCCACTTAAAGAGACACAATATTATTTCCCAAGCAGTAGGGGAATGGAAATTAAGATCAAAGAGAAATTGGATTGGTTAAGAAATTTAGATGTACAAAGTCAGACTAAACGCTATGAATAA
- a CDS encoding helix-turn-helix domain-containing protein, with amino-acid sequence MDALSQLFHYFPFRTDLFFIGKLCQIAKFQEENKGYLHFIRQGSFLLQIHNHPPKRIDKPCIILSASNTLHNIHPLSDELDIFCISFDFGSGVLNPITNTIKDTVILDISEQPDLAVIASQIFQESESQEYGFQAIIHHLSAYLTLQVIRCCLKQNHFKTGLLKGLTDKYLAPVLLDMHQRPEYNWKLDELATKAAMSRSKFAVYFKNILGISPMEYLTHWRITLAQTLLLKGKSLTQVADDVGYSHNAALTRAFLRIVGKSPTDWLKLNKKETK; translated from the coding sequence ATGGACGCATTAAGTCAGTTATTTCATTATTTTCCTTTTCGTACAGATCTCTTCTTTATCGGTAAACTCTGTCAAATCGCAAAGTTTCAAGAAGAAAACAAAGGCTATCTACATTTTATTCGCCAAGGGAGTTTCTTATTACAGATTCATAATCATCCGCCCAAACGAATTGATAAACCTTGCATTATTCTTTCTGCCTCTAACACATTGCATAATATCCATCCACTAAGTGATGAGTTGGATATTTTCTGTATTAGTTTTGATTTTGGTAGTGGTGTCCTAAATCCAATTACAAATACAATTAAAGATACTGTGATATTAGATATTAGTGAGCAACCCGATTTAGCTGTCATTGCTTCACAAATTTTTCAAGAAAGTGAATCTCAAGAATATGGTTTTCAAGCCATTATTCATCACTTATCAGCTTATCTCACACTACAAGTCATCCGATGCTGTTTGAAACAAAACCATTTTAAGACGGGTTTACTAAAAGGATTGACTGATAAATATCTTGCTCCAGTGCTACTTGATATGCACCAGCGACCTGAATATAACTGGAAATTAGATGAATTAGCGACCAAAGCAGCGATGTCGCGTTCTAAATTTGCGGTTTATTTCAAAAATATTTTAGGTATATCACCAATGGAATATTTAACCCATTGGAGAATCACATTAGCGCAAACATTACTATTAAAAGGAAAATCCCTTACGCAAGTTGCTGATGATGTGGGCTATAGCCATAATGCAGCACTGACCAGAGCCTTTTTACGGATTGTCGGTAAATCCCCTACAGATTGGTTGAAGCTAAATAAAAAAGAGACAAAATAA
- a CDS encoding cysteine hydrolase, protein MTDKVMNEQIDTERRNALDKGSRVAMAATVLGAMGISSTANAKENKGKNSAYDEPKQYGMQRKGMQIDKKRVALVVVDPQIDFLSPQGVTWGVVGESVTENNTVENIERLFKAAKAVDMPVIVSPHYYYPADHKWEFGGPGEHFMHDVGMFSRKSAYSMEGFEGSGADFMPEYKPYIFDGKTVIASPHKVFGPETNDVVLQLRKLKVDQVILAGMSANLCIESHLRELIEQGFEVTVVKDATAGPRLPEGDGYLAALTNFRIIANDLWTTDEAVKKMA, encoded by the coding sequence ATGACAGATAAAGTAATGAATGAACAGATTGATACAGAACGTCGTAATGCATTAGACAAAGGATCGCGTGTTGCAATGGCGGCCACTGTTTTAGGTGCAATGGGGATATCGAGTACTGCAAATGCGAAAGAAAATAAAGGGAAGAATAGTGCTTATGATGAGCCAAAACAGTATGGAATGCAAAGAAAAGGAATGCAAATTGATAAAAAACGTGTTGCATTAGTAGTTGTTGATCCACAAATTGATTTCTTAAGTCCTCAAGGTGTTACCTGGGGTGTAGTTGGGGAAAGTGTTACTGAAAATAACACTGTTGAAAACATTGAACGCTTATTTAAAGCAGCTAAGGCAGTGGATATGCCTGTTATTGTTTCTCCTCATTATTATTATCCAGCGGATCATAAGTGGGAATTTGGTGGTCCGGGTGAGCATTTTATGCACGATGTAGGTATGTTCTCTCGTAAGAGTGCTTACAGTATGGAAGGGTTTGAAGGCTCAGGTGCTGATTTTATGCCTGAATACAAACCTTATATTTTTGATGGTAAGACAGTTATTGCATCGCCACATAAAGTATTTGGTCCAGAAACGAATGATGTTGTTTTACAGTTAAGAAAGCTTAAAGTGGACCAAGTTATACTTGCGGGTATGTCTGCAAATCTATGTATTGAGTCTCACTTAAGAGAGCTCATTGAGCAGGGTTTTGAAGTTACTGTGGTTAAAGATGCAACCGCCGGACCTCGTTTACCAGAAGGGGATGGATATCTTGCTGCTTTAACTAACTTCCGTATTATCGCAAATGATTTATGGACAACAGATGAAGCCGTCAAAAAAATGGCATAA
- a CDS encoding aromatic amino acid transport family protein, which translates to MKNKTFGSALLVAGTTIGAGMLAMPLTSAEMGFTYTLILLFILWGLLSYSALLFVEVYQKAETKNAGIATLAEQYFGLPGRILATFSLVIFMYAILSAYVTGGGSLLSSILPFLGEYATQISIVLFTLVLGIFIVISTSAVDLLTRFLFIIKLIAFLFVLLMMLPLVKSENLMAMPLKDFLIISASPVFFTSFGFHVIIPSINSYLDGDIRRLRIAIITGTAIPLVAYIIWQMATHGVFPQTQFVEIINSDPTLNGLITATHQATDSSVISIAMRLFFTLALITSFLGVALSLFDCLYDLLKRVKIKANRISLGVLTFLPPLVFALFYPEGFVMALGYAGQMFTFYGLVLPVGMAWRARKIYPDLPYRVIGGSITLLGALILGLLIMNVPFLIKAGYLPTVIG; encoded by the coding sequence ATGAAAAATAAAACCTTCGGCAGTGCATTATTAGTTGCTGGTACCACTATTGGTGCTGGTATGTTAGCAATGCCCCTTACTTCCGCAGAAATGGGGTTCACTTATACCCTAATTCTTCTCTTTATCCTATGGGGACTCCTTTCTTATAGTGCATTGCTATTTGTTGAAGTCTATCAAAAAGCAGAAACTAAAAATGCAGGAATCGCAACTCTAGCTGAACAATATTTTGGTCTGCCTGGACGTATTTTAGCGACATTTTCCCTAGTAATTTTTATGTATGCAATTCTTTCAGCATACGTCACAGGCGGTGGTTCATTATTATCTAGTATCCTGCCTTTCTTAGGGGAATATGCAACTCAAATTTCTATTGTACTTTTCACTCTTGTCTTAGGTATATTTATTGTGATCAGTACAAGTGCAGTTGACCTATTGACTCGATTCTTATTCATCATCAAATTAATTGCATTTTTATTTGTATTGTTGATGATGCTACCTTTGGTAAAAAGTGAAAACTTGATGGCAATGCCATTAAAAGACTTTTTGATTATTTCAGCAAGCCCTGTATTTTTTACATCATTTGGTTTCCATGTGATTATTCCAAGTATTAATAGCTATTTGGATGGCGATATTCGCCGTTTACGTATTGCAATTATTACTGGTACAGCAATTCCATTAGTCGCTTATATTATTTGGCAGATGGCAACACACGGTGTGTTCCCACAAACTCAATTTGTGGAAATCATTAATTCTGATCCAACGCTTAACGGATTAATTACCGCCACACACCAAGCAACAGACAGTTCTGTCATTAGTATTGCAATGCGTTTATTCTTTACACTTGCATTAATTACTTCATTCTTAGGCGTAGCATTATCATTATTTGACTGCCTATATGACTTATTAAAACGCGTGAAAATTAAAGCAAATCGCATATCTTTAGGTGTCTTAACATTCTTACCTCCACTCGTTTTTGCGTTATTCTATCCCGAAGGTTTCGTAATGGCGTTAGGATATGCAGGTCAAATGTTCACATTCTATGGTCTTGTTTTACCTGTTGGTATGGCGTGGCGTGCAAGAAAAATTTATCCAGATTTACCATACCGTGTCATTGGTGGTAGTATCACATTATTAGGTGCATTAATTCTCGGTTTATTGATTATGAATGTACCATTCTTAATCAAAGCGGGTTATTTGCCTACAGTGATTGGGTAA
- the ribH gene encoding 6,7-dimethyl-8-ribityllumazine synthase yields MNVLEGAVAAPNAKIAVVIARFNSFINESLLEGALDALKRIGQIKDENITLVRAPGAYELPLVARHLAETKKYDAIVALGTVIRGGTAHFEYVAGEASSGLGQVAMNAEIPVAFGVLTTENIEQAIERAGTKAGNKGAEAALVALEMVNLLAQIDAA; encoded by the coding sequence ATGAACGTATTAGAAGGTGCTGTTGCAGCCCCAAATGCAAAAATTGCAGTAGTAATTGCCCGCTTTAATAGCTTTATCAATGAAAGTTTATTAGAAGGTGCGTTAGATGCGTTAAAACGCATTGGTCAAATAAAAGATGAAAATATCACTTTAGTACGTGCGCCAGGTGCATATGAATTACCATTAGTTGCACGCCACTTAGCGGAAACTAAAAAGTATGATGCAATCGTGGCATTAGGTACAGTGATTCGTGGTGGTACCGCTCATTTTGAATATGTTGCGGGTGAAGCAAGTAGTGGTTTAGGTCAAGTTGCAATGAACGCTGAAATTCCAGTAGCATTTGGTGTATTAACCACCGAAAACATCGAACAAGCGATTGAACGTGCTGGCACTAAAGCAGGTAATAAAGGTGCGGAAGCTGCTTTAGTCGCTTTAGAAATGGTAAATTTATTAGCTCAAATTGATGCAGCGTAA
- the nusB gene encoding transcription antitermination factor NusB: MVEEIVEKKVSPRRRARECAVQALYSWYVSQNSPAEIELEFVAEQDLKGVDVPYFRKLFRQTVENVETVDVIMAPYLDRDVNEVDPIEKAILRLAVYELKFELDVPYKVVINEAIEVTKVFGADDSHKYVNGVLDKVAPALSRK; the protein is encoded by the coding sequence ATGGTAGAAGAAATAGTCGAGAAGAAAGTATCTCCACGTCGTCGTGCGAGAGAGTGTGCAGTTCAAGCGTTATATTCTTGGTATGTATCGCAAAATTCACCGGCAGAAATTGAGCTTGAGTTTGTTGCTGAACAAGATTTAAAAGGTGTTGATGTTCCTTATTTCCGTAAGTTATTCCGTCAAACTGTTGAAAATGTAGAAACAGTTGATGTTATTATGGCACCTTATTTAGATCGTGATGTAAATGAAGTCGATCCAATTGAAAAAGCGATCTTACGCCTTGCTGTTTATGAATTAAAATTTGAGCTTGATGTTCCGTACAAAGTTGTGATTAACGAAGCAATCGAAGTTACAAAAGTATTTGGCGCAGATGATAGCCACAAATATGTGAATGGTGTACTAGACAAAGTTGCACCAGCATTATCTCGTAAATAA
- the thiL gene encoding thiamine-phosphate kinase yields MSNGEFDIIQRYFTASKRTPRKDVIVSIGDDCAITELKQNQRLVVTTDTMVENTHFLPNIRPADLAYKSVATNLSDLAAMGAEPAWVSLALTLPEINEQWLSEFSESFFDILDHYNVDLIGGDTTKGPLSITITAQGIIPKGKALCRHSAKVGDWVYVSGTLGDSAAGLQFVLKGESAVNSAQEYLIKRHLRPTPRVLLGLELSVSALANAAIDISDGFVADLGHILSRSQCGALIDIGKLPLSEQLIETVGREKAEVLALTGGEDYELCFTVPDNNRAKLERALAYIGVQYTCVGQVRAISPNNKKRIKFERNGEPVELDIKPGFDHFK; encoded by the coding sequence ATGAGTAATGGCGAATTTGATATAATTCAACGTTATTTTACAGCCTCAAAGCGAACTCCGCGTAAAGATGTCATTGTATCTATTGGTGATGATTGTGCGATAACAGAATTAAAGCAAAATCAACGCCTTGTGGTTACCACAGATACAATGGTGGAAAATACGCACTTCCTACCAAATATTCGTCCAGCGGATTTAGCTTATAAATCCGTTGCGACTAACCTAAGTGATCTTGCCGCAATGGGAGCAGAGCCTGCTTGGGTTTCTCTTGCATTGACCCTACCTGAAATTAATGAGCAATGGCTAAGTGAATTTAGCGAAAGTTTTTTTGATATTTTGGATCACTATAATGTAGATTTGATTGGTGGAGATACCACTAAAGGACCACTCTCAATCACAATTACTGCACAAGGTATTATTCCAAAAGGGAAAGCACTTTGCCGTCATAGTGCCAAAGTGGGGGATTGGGTGTATGTTTCTGGCACGTTAGGTGACAGTGCTGCGGGTCTTCAGTTTGTTTTAAAGGGAGAAAGTGCGGTCAATTCTGCTCAAGAATATTTGATCAAACGTCACTTACGTCCAACCCCTCGTGTATTGCTCGGTTTAGAGCTTTCAGTTTCTGCTTTAGCAAATGCGGCGATTGATATTTCGGACGGTTTTGTTGCTGATCTAGGACATATCTTATCGCGTAGCCAATGCGGTGCATTGATTGATATCGGTAAATTACCTTTATCTGAACAGTTAATTGAAACTGTAGGGCGAGAAAAAGCGGAAGTGTTGGCGTTAACAGGTGGTGAAGACTACGAACTTTGTTTTACTGTGCCGGATAATAATCGTGCAAAATTAGAACGTGCTTTGGCGTATATTGGAGTCCAATACACTTGTGTGGGACAGGTTCGCGCAATTAGCCCAAATAATAAAAAACGGATTAAATTTGAACGAAATGGTGAGCCTGTTGAGCTTGATATTAAGCCAGGCTTCGATCACTTCAAATAA
- a CDS encoding phosphatidylglycerophosphatase A family protein: MKDSPLQRVSLTNLVHFLALGFGSGLMRSAPGTWGSLVGLVLGWLLLQYLSPIIFFILTALCFALGCYLCQKTADDMGVHDHGAIVWDEIVGVFLVLLALPELSLFWCVGAFLAFRFFDILKPFPIRYFDHKIESGFGIMLDDVLAAIYAILVLVALQYFL; encoded by the coding sequence ATGAAAGATTCCCCACTTCAACGTGTTAGCTTAACAAACCTAGTTCATTTTTTAGCACTTGGCTTTGGTTCAGGGTTAATGCGATCTGCACCGGGTACGTGGGGAAGTCTTGTTGGGTTGGTGTTAGGCTGGCTATTGTTACAATATTTAAGCCCAATAATTTTCTTTATTTTGACCGCACTTTGTTTTGCGCTAGGTTGTTATCTTTGTCAAAAAACTGCAGATGATATGGGCGTGCACGATCACGGTGCGATTGTGTGGGACGAAATTGTTGGTGTTTTTCTGGTGTTGCTTGCATTGCCTGAATTATCTTTATTCTGGTGTGTGGGCGCATTTTTAGCGTTCCGATTTTTCGATATTTTAAAACCTTTTCCTATTCGCTATTTCGATCATAAGATTGAAAGTGGCTTTGGCATTATGCTAGATGATGTCCTTGCTGCTATTTATGCGATTCTTGTTTTAGTTGCTCTTCAATATTTTCTTTAA
- a CDS encoding homoserine/threonine efflux transporter encodes MLNLMIVHFFGLITPGPDFLYVSRLAASNSRRNAICGVTGITLGVLFWALASILGLAILFTTIPMLHGVIMCLGGGYLAYLGLLMLKSRDNVVFEEMSEQALNQMTSIRKEILKGLMVNLSNAKAIIYFASVMSLVLVNLTETWQILTALFVIVVETFLYFYVISVLFSRPIAKHFYSQYSRYIDNFSGVIFLLFGCYLVYSGILEMKHII; translated from the coding sequence ATGCTGAATTTAATGATTGTGCATTTTTTTGGTTTGATTACACCGGGTCCTGATTTCCTTTATGTCAGTCGATTAGCGGCTAGCAATTCTCGCCGTAATGCAATATGTGGCGTTACCGGCATTACATTAGGCGTGTTATTTTGGGCATTAGCCTCTATTCTTGGCTTGGCGATTTTATTTACCACAATCCCAATGTTACACGGCGTGATTATGTGTTTAGGTGGTGGCTATTTAGCCTATTTAGGGCTACTGATGCTAAAAAGCCGCGACAATGTGGTGTTTGAAGAAATGAGCGAACAAGCCCTTAATCAGATGACTTCGATTAGAAAAGAGATCTTAAAAGGGCTTATGGTCAATTTATCCAATGCTAAAGCGATCATTTATTTCGCCAGTGTGATGTCATTAGTTCTCGTCAATTTAACAGAAACTTGGCAAATTTTAACCGCACTTTTCGTGATTGTGGTCGAAACATTTTTGTATTTTTATGTGATTTCAGTGTTATTTTCGCGTCCAATAGCAAAACATTTTTACAGCCAATATAGCCGATACATTGATAATTTCTCGGGTGTGATTTTTCTGCTGTTTGGTTGCTATTTGGTGTATAGTGGAATCCTTGAAATGAAACACATCATCTAA
- the dapB gene encoding 4-hydroxy-tetrahydrodipicolinate reductase yields MTLRIAVVGAGGRMGRQLIQAVTEAEGVSLGAAFERQGSSLVGTDAGELAGIGTIGVKVTDDLASQKDQFDLLIDFTRPEGTLAHLAFCVAHQKAMVIGTTGFDDEGKTKIKQASDKIGIVFASNYSVGVNLVFKLLEKAAKVMGDYCDIEIIEAHHRHKVDAPSGTALSMGEHIAKTLGRDLKTHGVFAREGITGERKRDEIGFSTIRASDVVGEHSVWFADIGERVEIAHKATSRMTFAKGAVRAAKWVADKQSGLFDMTDVLDLNNL; encoded by the coding sequence ATGACATTAAGAATTGCAGTAGTCGGCGCTGGTGGCAGAATGGGGCGTCAACTTATTCAAGCGGTAACAGAAGCGGAAGGCGTGAGTTTAGGTGCGGCTTTTGAGCGTCAAGGTTCGAGCTTAGTTGGTACAGATGCGGGTGAATTAGCGGGTATTGGAACAATTGGTGTGAAAGTCACAGATGATTTAGCTAGCCAAAAAGATCAATTTGATTTGCTGATCGACTTTACTCGTCCAGAAGGTACACTTGCGCATTTAGCATTTTGTGTTGCTCACCAAAAAGCAATGGTTATTGGTACAACGGGTTTTGATGATGAAGGTAAAACAAAAATTAAACAAGCTTCAGACAAAATTGGTATTGTATTTGCATCAAATTATAGTGTGGGCGTGAATTTAGTCTTCAAATTACTAGAAAAAGCTGCCAAAGTAATGGGCGATTATTGTGATATTGAAATCATTGAGGCTCACCATCGTCACAAAGTCGATGCACCATCTGGCACCGCATTATCAATGGGTGAACATATTGCGAAAACTTTAGGCCGTGATTTAAAAACACACGGTGTATTTGCACGTGAAGGGATTACAGGCGAGCGTAAACGTGATGAAATTGGTTTCTCTACGATTCGTGCAAGTGATGTGGTAGGTGAGCATAGTGTGTGGTTTGCGGATATTGGCGAGCGTGTAGAAATTGCACATAAAGCCACAAGTCGTATGACCTTTGCAAAAGGTGCGGTGCGTGCAGCAAAATGGGTAGCTGATAAGCAAAGCGGGCTATTTGATATGACAGATGTGTTGGATTTAAATAATCTCTAA
- a CDS encoding response regulator: MLIHLVDDDLTVLDAACFLLEQAGYQVKTWPNSQEFVDNVPLFEPSIVLLDMKMPLMDGHQVHQFLRQKNSTLAVIIMTAHGDVPMAVQELKQGAVDFLQKPVQFSQLQSVLKLAEEKTHTSYERYKIQSCYEQLSKKELEILELLIQGYINRQIAETLNISVRTVEVHRSHIMEKMQAQTIAELIYKTAQL, translated from the coding sequence ATGTTAATTCATCTGGTTGATGATGATTTAACTGTATTAGACGCAGCTTGTTTTTTGCTAGAACAAGCAGGCTATCAAGTCAAAACATGGCCAAATAGTCAGGAATTTGTCGATAACGTGCCATTATTTGAACCAAGTATTGTGTTACTTGATATGAAAATGCCATTAATGGACGGACATCAAGTTCATCAATTTTTGCGTCAAAAAAACAGTACACTTGCGGTTATTATTATGACTGCGCATGGCGATGTACCAATGGCTGTGCAAGAATTGAAACAAGGTGCGGTAGATTTTTTACAAAAACCCGTGCAATTCAGCCAATTGCAATCTGTATTGAAATTAGCTGAAGAAAAAACCCATACTAGCTATGAACGCTATAAAATTCAAAGCTGCTATGAACAATTGAGCAAAAAAGAATTAGAGATTTTAGAATTATTAATTCAAGGCTATATCAATCGACAAATTGCTGAAACCTTGAATATTTCAGTGCGAACAGTTGAGGTTCATCGATCTCATATTATGGAAAAAATGCAAGCACAAACTATTGCAGAATTGATTTATAAAACAGCTCAATTATAA